The Poecilia reticulata strain Guanapo linkage group LG10, Guppy_female_1.0+MT, whole genome shotgun sequence sequence TATCAAACATGGCCGACCCACCGTCTGTTGCCTCTTTAGCTCCGGCTCCTGGACGCCTTCCTCTGCGACCCGGCGTCTTCTCCGATCTCTCCCCTTCTTTCTGTTgctccttctccagctgctcCGCGTTTCTGGACGATCGCCCTCTGCGAGGTGTTTTTACCTCCTGCTCACTTTCCTAATGATTTAAGATAACATAACCCCAACGTTTTAACCTCAatgtttttttgacaataaaactaaaatctgatcAACAGATCAGACTTGCCTCAACACACCGCTGTTCATCCTTTTCATCCTTGGTGCCGTCTGCTGTGtgaaaaataacagcagaacTTCACTATGGCTCAATTTCGCCCACATTCattgttgatatttttatttagatggaTTTTCTGTTATGATGCATACGGTGATGTTTCCTGTTGTTGGATTTTGTAACACTGAAGTGTTTTAGCGAGTCTCAGTACATTTGTTGTGAAActaacatttcagaaacagatCACCATACAAACTGTAAAGGACGGTGCTGGTAGAGTGATGCTCtgttaaaactgacattttccaaACGCTAACTTAAAGACACGCGAGGTAATATTTCAATCTACCTCGTTAGTATTAATTAATttcttgtatttaaaaatgtttcaaatagaGCCAAAACAAAAGCTTCGGAAGCTTAAAGTTTGATAAAAGTATAATAATAAACGAAACTAAACGTACCACTTTTAACTGAAAGCTTTCTCTTACGTCCTCTTCTTCTTTCAGTCTTCTCttcctgtaaaacaaaattgttcctGATGAAAGCCGAGTCATCagacaaatattttcacttaaaaatataaagctgGATGTTAAGCAGCCCACCTTTTCTGACACGTCTGAGCTCTTCCCATCTCCCTGACTGTCTGTGCTCGAGACATTACCTGCAAGGTCCAGGCAGATACAGCAAAAATAGATTAAGTGCAAAAGGAAGAATATTTtgcaggaggaagagaaaaatcagACTTAAACATAGAATCATATGcaagaatagaaaaataaacattggaCTCACTGATTTGTTTCACTAATTTGGCCTCCGGGTTTGTTTCTCCAGACTCAGCTTTGTCAGATATGTCAACTTCCATCTACACCAAGTTGAAGCAGAGAAATAcatataaattataataataatgattacgATTGGTTGGAGCAAACTTTAGAGCTAATAAAAAGACTATGACTTACCTTTTCCATATCACCTCCCTCTGGTGTCTTACTCTCAGGTTCACCTACataagaaaggaaaataattccttactattttttttttcatttaaataaagaatgaaTTTGATAAAACTGGAATAATTTTCTCTTACAATCATCAGTCCTTGTCTGGTTATTTTCACTATCCTCTTCCACTGTTTTACTCTGAGTTTCACCTATATAtgaatatgattaaaaataagtgGCTAAACACAATTCTTTGATTCAATAAAAACAGCGTATTTGATGAAACCTTACACTGATCATCTTTTGTCTGGTTTTCCTCCCCTTCTCCCTTCACTCCCTAGAATTTAAAAGTTGATAAGTGTCAGAACTTATCCTTGAAATGAACCAAAGTAAGTTATATTTGTTTCGCCGTAGCGTTGTTCTCTGCTCACCTCGTTGCTGGTTTCTGGGACTGcagcattttgttcttcttgttcTTTAGGACAAGACAAGGTTAATACAAGAAAATGGCAGCTGAAACGTTCAAGTCAACATCAGTCCGCCAGGAAGTAAAACTCACCAGTTTTACTGGGGATCTGGGAGATTTGCTGAGTGGAGTCAGAAACCGAgctctctctgctgctggtgATTTCTCCCGTTTCTGGCTCAACAACAGGTAACAACGCTGATCGGGAAAAAAAGGTTGTCAAACCGAAAGCCTATTTCAGAAGATCTAAACGGCAAAcaaaagtagaataaaaacCATGTTTAAGAATTTACCCTCATCTTTGTCTGCTGGTgctgctattattattattccgtCTGCTGAAATCTCACCAGCTTCCATTACTTCATCCTCAAAATGAGCTGGACGTTTGTCTGAAGTGGATTCATCCTCCTGTAGAGAAACACAGCCATAGTTTTTCCACTGATAGCAGTGTTAATACCACTGAATGTTTCGGTGATTTAAAGCTTCTTTAATTACCGGCGGTGGAGCCGTCTCCGACATGTCCGACTCAACGGTGTCCGTCTTGGATTCTGAGTGTTCTGAGTCGTCCATAAACAGATGCaagttacaagtaacttttttaagagcttgttttaagtcaataattctgtAATACTGACAAAAATTATCAGTTCcattggaagattttttttccacttatagcattagaaaaatatcttgtcaatattttttaaattgtattcatTGACTACtttatggaataaaaaaaatggtactTTGAGCTTcaatgatttattcatttctacAAACCTGTAGCAGTAAGTTGAGACGCAGATGATGAAGGTTCAGTGGGACTCATCTCAAcctgagctgctgtttgaaCTTGAGAGCCCAGCTTCTCTTTCTCAGCCTGCTGAGAGGCTGCCGATGCCGTAACGGGTGCAGGAAGCTCGGCTTCTGGTGCCATCTGAACTGGAGAAAACTGCTTCTCGTCCACAGCTAGGTGTGAAGCAGCTGGTAATCTTTCAGTTTCAGTGAGCTCAGTTAGAGGTGCTGCCTCCACTGGagagagctgctgctcctctcctgctgcagcagtttgttgAGTTGCATCTGGTGTCGCTTCAGAGGCAGTAAACTCAGTTAAAGATGCCGTTTCCTCTGGAGACGCTTGACTTTCCTCTTCATGTGCAACAGCTTGTTGAGGTGCATCCACTGAGACTTCAGCTGCAACAGGCTCAGTTGGAGGTTCTGCCTCCACTGGAGAGGGCGGCTTCACCGCTTCAGTTTGTGGAGACGcggcttcagctgcagcttcagttGCAGTGAGCTCATCTTCTGATTCTGTTTGACCGGGAGAAAGCCGATTCTCCTCTTCAGCCGCAGCGTCTTGTGGAAATGCTGTTGCTATGGTTTCATTGCCACTTGCTGCATTTGGTGGATTCTCCTCCTCGCCTGTTGCGGATAGCGTAGTTTCAGTGGGATGAAGCTGAACCTGCGGCGCTACCTCCACTGGAGAGAGCTGCATCTCTTCTTCGCCTGATGCAGCTTGTTGAGATGCAGTAGTTTCAGGCTCAGTTTGAAGAGACTCTTCCTCTGGAGAGAAAAGGGCGTCTTCTTCTGTGGCTGCTGATTGCTGACTTGCTTGATTGAGCTCCACTGGAGTGACCCGCTTCTCCTCCTCGGTTGCGGCCGTTTCAATCTGCTGTGGATCCGGCGAACGCCGCGGCGACTCCCCCCTCATGTCTTGGACAATTAGGGCGGATGAAACCGTGCTGTCCGGATCCATGGAGAGCAGCGTCAGAGCGGCCTCCTTCATCTTCATGTCGGCGTCCTGAAGCTCCATCTCGGGAGTCACTACCTCTTTCAGGCCTGCAGATGGAAGCCTGGCCTCGGCTGACGTACAGACGTCCATGAGCGCCAGCAGGGCGTCGGCCTCGGCCGGTACCCCCGGCATCTCACAGAGCCGTGACTCCGTCTCTCCCTCGGACGGCTCCGGGGTGATGTCACTTAAAGCGTCGCAGGTGTCGTCTGAGAAGGACGTGGCGACCGTGGCGGCGACAGGATCAGACTCGGTGTTCGTGTCTTGTAGAGGATGTTGTTTCTTCGGTGGATCTTCCATCTCGACGGCTGAAGACTTGGCGGATTGATCCGAGGTTTCCGCTCCGTCGTCTTTCTGTGGTTTGTCTTCTGGACTCTCGCCCTTCTTTTCTGGAACTTTGTCCTTCTTCTCCAGCTTCTTCTTAGAAATTTTAAGCTCTGGTTTCTCATGTGAGGCGTCTTCAGACactttcttctgctctttagtgtttccatcttttttcttctcttttgctGCTTCAGGTTTACAGACAGCAGATCCTCCAGCGCTTCTGACATCGGGACTTTGagatttcttttctgtcttcacTAAGAGTGAAGACTTTCCCTCTTCTTTGGATTTTGCCTTTGGTTTTTCTGCACTCTTCTCTTTATCTGCAGGCTTAGCTTTTTTAGGATCTTTGTCAGCTTCGGTGTTTGGTTTCTGTGTCTTCTGACTCTCTGCTTTACTCCGTTCTTTCTCACAGTCTAGCTTAGATTTGGGTTTGTCTCCTGGCCTGTCCTCAGAGTGACTCTTTGACCTTTTCAACCCTTCCTTGGagtgtttctctctcttcttgACGTCAGAGCCAGGCTCCTTGTCAGAGCGATCCTCAGAGGACCCTGCAGAATCTGGGCGAAGCAGCTGCTTCAGATCACTTTTAAAGGCAGATTTGTCCAATTtagctttttccttttctttgctcttctctttttctcttattttctcCTTCTCCACAGACCCTCCTTTTATCTTCCTGGCATCTTTAGCCCCTCCTTCGTCAGTGCCGTCTTCTGTCACCTTTCCTTCTCGAGTACTTCCAGAGATTTTCTTCTCAGTTTTGACCTTAAGCTTCTTCTCGACTTTTTCTTCAGAAGAAACTTTAGCACTGCTGTCCTTCTGCAGAGGTTCTTCCACCGGATGCTCAGATTTCTTCTCGTGTTTCTGTTTGAGCTTGGAACGTTCATCAGACTGACTGCGCTCCTTCTCCTTGCGTTCTTTGCGGGGCAGACGGTCAAATTTTCCAAACGAGCGATGCTTGAGTGCCTCTTGGGAGCCTTGTTCCAGATCCAGGATGAAGGAGTGAGTCTGGCTTTTGTCAGGAAGCTTCTTTGTGTCGCAGGAATCTTCAGAGACACCGCCACTCGTCCGCCCAAGTCGGTCGTCAGACGAGGCAGACTCGGACAGATGTCTCACTAGTTTAGCTTGTGGGGTCTTTGAATTCAAGGGTTTCACTTCCTGGATTTCAAAACAACAGGACAAAATGGAGGTTTGTAACAGCTCACCTATCCAAATGACAAACATGTTTGATCCTCTTTCTGTTGGCGTTCTCATACCACTTTCCGGGATATTTCTCctgcttctccttttttcttgCTTGAAACATCTCCCTCTTTTCTGGAAGacatttacaacatttttaaagcttagaaatcatcaaaaaaaaaaatctaaagtgcTTGCTGTTTTTAGAAGTGGAGCTTCTAGTAACACACCTTGAGTCTagtttcctcttcctgttgagcgccatttttttctccaggacCTTCTTCTCTTTGCGGGCTTCTTTGGCCTTAGGGCTCTCCACTCCAGCAGCGTCAgaaatctttgcttttttgctgTCTGTTTAAGATAAAAAGATGCTAAATGATGCAGTAGATTCacacagcaaaggaaattaCAACATGGTATTCAACACTTTAAGACGtgtgcaaaatatttgaatttagcTCGTCTCAGTCACGCTCTGGTCGGAAGGAGtccatctgtgaacatcaattttctagtcttttcacagattcttGGAGATaaaagtctgaactttgactaggccattcaaaCACATGAACAAGCTATGATATAACAAGGTTTCGGCTTTCTTCCACGTGTTTTCTGTTACACTGACAACATataaaatcttactaagtatttgAAATActaacacttgaaataagacaaaagtaactcacagtaacttttcagcaagatataaaagTAGGCCAATAATAActtcatattgatgaaaaggttttaattcAACTGGCAGATTCTTCgtacttataacatgggaaaaattgTCTTATTATAAGGCAAACAATATGGAACTAGTTATtttcaatattgaggaattatttacttacaacAAAGTAGTTTatattatttcaagtgtattaagatgtttgcactgtaaactagaccaaaaatacttaataggtcaaaaatttaaatacaaaaaaataaataaataaacaataaaaaaaacatgtattattttcattccacttcatAGAAAATGTCACTacaatacattgaagtttgtaacTGGAATATGACAAAGCATGTCCAACTATTTAACTAGAAAATGTGGGAATGAAATAAAGAGTGTAGAAAAGTAATTGTTGGGGTAATGTTGACCTAATTAAAGCCTGGATTGAGGGTAAATTAATTGGAAATAACAGATgctctaaaacaaaaattacatttgtgtgttttggttgaAATTGTACGAAGAATGTTCCTTTTACGCATCATTCCAAGACAAAGACCCAAATAAACTCACCTTGCTCTTCAGCCTGCACAGCTTTCTGTTTGCGCTTCTCCTCCATTCGCTCTCTGTTCTGCTGCCTCTTCAGTAGcctttcttctttgtcttttgcctgataaatcaacaaatcaaaaaatttacattttctttgtgcGACCGCGCAGCTTAAAAATGTACTatcaacatgaaaaacaaaagttctggtcgtttaaaccacattttttgtGAACTCACAGCAGATCTGCGACGCTCCTCCACAGTGACCTCATCATCCGAGTCGCTATAGTAACGAGAGTAGAGGAAGGGTTTGTGGACATATGCTTTACGGCGGGGTTTACGCTCCCTGTCTTCGGCTTCCGCGTCCTCACTGGTGTGTTTCCTCTCCGCTTTCTCACCTTCATCTGCAGACAAATCAACATGCACACTAGAACAAAAAAGCTCTAACTCTGACTCTTtataaaaagtttcaaattattttagcaaaaatgaaGAACTGGAGGCAGAGACCATCTGGCGGAAGCTGGCCCTCTTCGGAAGAATCGGAgagctgctcctccacgtcacTTTCCTCCTCGAAAGAGGAAAGGTCGCTGGTGTGGACGGAGCTCACCGTGATGTCACTCAGGCCTTCGAGGTCCGAGTCCTCCAAAGAGTATTCTGCAAACCAAATAAACACAATCATATCAAATCTTTGTTTAGcctgaaaaaaacatattggtaTATGGACTAGATCTCTACtgatctcgttcttttggtCCTCATCCACACCTCATGACCAGAGGTAGGAGCGGCAGCAAAGATTTTTGACCCATCTCTTACTTCCTTTCAATAACTGAACCCGGGCCGATCTGATCAGCCACAAATACATCTATCCACCTACTTGCTTCATAAGAATAGCCCCCTTGTAATAAGGCACCAAGGTTTGTAAACGCCTCCAGGAAGAGACTGTAATATTTCTATCATTTCTACAACAAGAATATAAACGATatcttagaaataaaatagtAGGAAAATAGCTAGATttgataataaattatttccttttctttaactTTCCAAAACTAATCAATGaatgaacacatttaaaacatgagaattaaaaattatgtcacaaaatgttatgtttgtaGTGGAAACacccttctttaaaaaaaaaaaaacaagtataaTGAAATGGTTTATTAAGAACTTTgattgaaaaacaagaaaataaatatctctATTAACACAAATGTACTGTACTCAGTGAATTATGCAGTTGTTTGTCcatacaacataaaaataaagggaGCTCACCCTCTTTGATCCGCTCTCTGGCTTTCTGCTTGGCTTGACTCGTAGATTTCACTCCCTCATCATCAGACTTCTCATCCGAGACCTTCTCACTCACTTTGCTTgtaggtttttctttcttttcctctgcttGCGCCGGAGctcctgcttcctcctcctcagtttTAACCTCCTCTTTTAGttgttctttttcctcttccatCTGCTCTTCTAAGTTCTCTGTCTTCACTTCCGCTGTTTGGATTTCTCCTCCCACTGCCTCCTCCAGCGCCCTTCCTTCCTGGTTATCGTCACTTTCTTCAACAACCTCCATGTCTTGCTCGTTTTCCTCCACCAGCTCCATTGGTTCATCCAGAACTTGGGTTTTACCGCCTCTTTCGGCTGCTGAGCTGGTCCTGACGTTTGCCTCCTGATTAAGAGAAGTTATGGTATCCAGGATGGACATGGCGTTGCTGCCGGGAGTTGAAGCTGATGATGAAGCTGTGGACAAATCAATACGCGTTTAAGACCATTTGTGAATTTTGTAGCAGAGTAAACAGAAAGAGATTATTCTGCAGTCATAGAAAGCATCAAGGGAATTTAGGAAAAGTTACATACGTTGTTCAGGAACGCTGCTGTCCGTCTTGATCTCTGCTGGTGTCAGAGGAAGTGGCGGCTCCTCCGGGCAGCTGCCCGGAGACAGAAATTCACGGACCACCCTCTCCACCTGCGGCCTGAAGATGTGATTGACTTTGGGATCAACCACCTGGGCCACAATCCTGTCCACCCCCTGCTCCAGCATTCCAGATCTGTGAGGGAAACAAATACAAGTGTCAGAAAATCACATATTCATGTAACTGAAACCAAATATTAACAAAGattgcatcaaaaaaaaaaaaaaaaaaactatacacCACTACTCTTTTTTTCACTGTCTGAGATTAAACCAGacaaaaatgttcctgttttagatcagctaaattatttcaatttcctAAATGTTAGaactaatttcattttcataacGCCACTTTGCGTGTTGTGTTATGCTGAGGAAGACCCGATGGCtcttgagatgttgcttcaatacTTTTACATAATATTCTTTTCTCGTGCTGCTGTCTATTTGAACTTTCTTTGCTGTGTATAATGACACTTGTAGCAGCTTCAGCCAGGATTTTCAAGAGGTCTTTTCCTTTTGtgcgggaaaaaaaaagtgtattttttggAAATAGTAGCCACCGCCTCCTGCCTAAACAGCAATGTGTCCATTCTCATGTGGTTTATACTTTCAGATAAACGTGGTACTTTGAGGAAAATTGTGTCAAGAGTAATCTTAGTGTATGTATGTTTCTGACTTTGAAGAAGTAATAAAAGTGACTAAAACGTTCTGGCTGATGGAATAAAATACCATGCCTTTATGATAAATATCTGGCTTCAAAAGtactgattattaaaaaaaaacgtgttttcttaaaaaaaaaaaagatataagaaaatgtacagtttttcCCCTTACTGCAGAACGAGCTGCCGGATGTTGTTTCTCAACTGGTTTTTGTTCAGATGAGGGCTCCATGTGTGATTAGAGAGGTGATTGGAGACAAAGTTGTCCACTCTTTGCTTCAGGTTCAAGTAAGCTGGCTGCAAAACATTAATCACAAGTATTTCGCAAATATCCACTCACAGACAAACTAAAAGCTACAAAGTCATCTACAAAGTGGGCATGTTGACAGTAGTTGCTTGAGGACCCCAAGAAACTCATTGTCACAAGTACAATGCGGTGGGTTCTGTAAAGATTTAATAatcttgtatttttcatttacaactAATTGagattcaaataaaattgtagAGTCATTTTGAGACAAATCCGATGAGGGAAAAAGAGCTCACATTGAGGAACtagcaaaatatatttagtaaACATGATACGGATtgaaaatactaataaaacacaacagaacatCTACTTAAACTATAATCTTTTCATGAGCAGTATAAACACTGATACAGAAGAAGTTATGATTTCGACCGTTACCTTTGTATCAACGTCTGCTAGACAGTCCCTCCTGAACTGGTCGAAGAGTCcctgtgtttttaaatgactgacGATCATTGAGACCAGCTGCGGGTCCCCCGGAGGTAAACCAGCCATGTTTCAGTGAAACCTGgctatattttatttgttaaagtagTAGAGAAATTGAATTAACATCAGGGGATGTCCCATAGAAGAGCACAAGCTATCTGTTTGGGGATGTGACGtccaccagaaaaaaaagcGCTTCGAGAATGAGCCGGAAGAACTTGGTTTGCCCCgccaaaataaaagtctaataTTCAGCTAAAGAACAAAATTCCAAACTTTTGAAGgatcttttaaagatttttttttatttagtgcgTTTTGTCAGTGGTAGTATTGTCTATTACAAACtgtgttgaatgtttttagaTGTATGTCTTTTCAAACATTCATTAAAGCAGTGCGGATCAGAACTGTAATCGATTCTATTGAAGTATCCAAAAACCTCTTTAACCTCTCCTAATGACGACTAAAACTTGCTTAAAACTATGCTTAAATATGATTCCATCACTTCAAATCGATATCACTCAtccacttaattttttttttttttttttgctgattgtTAATGTAACCTTTTCTACCGTTGTGTATgactggaaatatatttttttctgctgtcaaTGCGTACGTTTTAAAACCAGAGCGCCCCCAAGTGGCGTCAAATTCTGTctacaaaaaaagaaggtaTGTCTCAGCAAATTAATTCGATTCTATGTCTCAGCAAATTAATTCGATTCTGAGAAGCCAGCAAAcaagttaaaaagtaaatttgccCCATTTCAACAACGGTATGTTAAATACTGTTTTGATAAAAGTGCATAATTCTTGGCtatcaaatgtgttttacagTTGACTTAACAGAGCgtcaaacagcaaaacactcaTGCGTGAAACTATTTGAAGAAAACTGAGAATTCTAGCAAAATGACATACTCGACCTTTTTAGTTTTAATCGAAGGAGACAAAAGCTATTTGGCAGCGGTGGGATTCGAACCCACGCCCCCGAAGAGACTGGAGCCTTAATCCAGCGCCTTAGACCGCTCGGCCACGCTACCTGACGGCGTACGTCCTCGAAAAATTGCTGTCATGAACATCTGCAGGGCAAATCAATGACTACCTATATATTTATATCATTTTGCAGTTGTAGCTACAACTGCAATTATGCAGCTACAATAATGGAATCTATCGTTACTGTCACTATTAGTAGTAAACATTATTTGGAACTGCTATATTAAATACAGAGCTCAAAGTTgatcagcatatttaaaaacaaaaaatctgttaaCTTTTATATGTGTTGCAGACACATGTAAAGGTGTCTGTGCTATTTAAGACAAACTTTACATAGTACAAAATCGTTTTcataaaagaataattttaagAACTTTAACAGTAGATAAAATTATGCATGCTTTCCAATCTGAGCTACAAGCTTGCCCATCTTGATCTGAAGAAAATACTTGAATGAGCCAATAATAATAgcagtagtttttatttaaaggcagtATACAACATCTTAAAAGCAATACACTGAACTACTAATAGAAATACAAGAAACACCGTATTAAAAAAGTTGATTGCAAACAAGAATCAATCAATTTTGATAACAATGCATTTTCACTTGGAAGCAAAAGAAGTGAaccttaatttaaaaagaactcCTATTGAAAGGTTTCAGCTAAATGAGGCAGATATCCGCCGCTTATCGGTATAATGTATCCCGAgttacaaaatgtaattttcaactgtccttttttttgaaggacagttgaAAACGTTCAGAAAAAAAGGCCAGAGGCTGGTGGGTTCAGGGCTTCTTGGTAAGGCAGGTGGGAGGAAGGAATCTGCGTGAGTTGGCCTTCACCCATGGGTGGCCAATAACATTCTGAAGAGGCAGACGGTCTATGGGGTTGTGGCGGAGCAGCTTTGAGATCAGGTCCCGTGCACCGTCAGAGATGACTTTGGGGAAGTTCAGATCCAcctaagaaaaaataaataaatctgatcagCATGGTGAAAAATACctacgtttttatttatttcataacaCAAGGTATTTAGGACCAATACTGACATACAATATAGTGTTTTAACAGGAACTagaattgtcatttttaaattaaagacacGTTTTAAATGTGAAAGTACCTTATCACCATAATTAGTTTACTCAAGGTTATATTGTAATAACCTTATACAGAATCATTCCTACTTTGAAGCCAAATATagcaaaatgtcacattattcAAAGTAACCAGACTCTTCTATGCACAACGACTGAATTCAGCAGTCTAGTTATTATACctgcaaagaaacacaaaccttCGTAATCCTCTTGTATGTTTCTGAATGACTCGCTGTTTCAAAGGGCGGGTTGCCAACTAAGCATTCGTAGCATAGGACTCCGATGCACCATAAGTCCACTTTCTCGCTGTGAGTGTGTCCCTCAATCATCTCAGGAGGAAGGTAATCCAATGTCCCGCACATGGTGCGACGTCTAAGAAGGATTAACAAGAGcataaaaaagctgaaataagtTACTTTAAGGCGCAGCATAATCCAACAGTGGTTCTCAGAAATGTTAGGTTCTTACCTTAGAGAAGGTGCATGGACAGACCAACCAAAGTCAGCTATTTTCAGTTCTCCACGAAAACCAAGAAGTAGATTCTCT is a genomic window containing:
- the bod1l1 gene encoding biorientation of chromosomes in cell division protein 1-like 1 isoform X4, whose amino-acid sequence is MAGLPPGDPQLVSMIVSHLKTQGLFDQFRRDCLADVDTKPAYLNLKQRVDNFVSNHLSNHTWSPHLNKNQLRNNIRQLVLQSGMLEQGVDRIVAQVVDPKVNHIFRPQVERVVREFLSPGSCPEEPPLPLTPAEIKTDSSVPEQPSSSASTPGSNAMSILDTITSLNQEANVRTSSAAERGGKTQVLDEPMELVEENEQDMEVVEESDDNQEGRALEEAVGGEIQTAEVKTENLEEQMEEEKEQLKEEVKTEEEEAGAPAQAEEKKEKPTSKVSEKVSDEKSDDEGVKSTSQAKQKARERIKEEYSLEDSDLEGLSDITVSSVHTSDLSSFEEESDVEEQLSDSSEEGQLPPDDEGEKAERKHTSEDAEAEDRERKPRRKAYVHKPFLYSRYYSDSDDEVTVEERRRSAAKDKEERLLKRQQNRERMEEKRKQKAVQAEEQDSKKAKISDAAGVESPKAKEARKEKKVLEKKMALNRKRKLDSRKEGDVSSKKKGEAGEISRKVEVKPLNSKTPQAKLVRHLSESASSDDRLGRTSGGVSEDSCDTKKLPDKSQTHSFILDLEQGSQEALKHRSFGKFDRLPRKERKEKERSQSDERSKLKQKHEKKSEHPVEEPLQKDSSAKVSSEEKVEKKLKVKTEKKISGSTREGKVTEDGTDEGGAKDARKIKGGSVEKEKIREKEKSKEKEKAKLDKSAFKSDLKQLLRPDSAGSSEDRSDKEPGSDVKKREKHSKEGLKRSKSHSEDRPGDKPKSKLDCEKERSKAESQKTQKPNTEADKDPKKAKPADKEKSAEKPKAKSKEEGKSSLLVKTEKKSQSPDVRSAGGSAVCKPEAAKEKKKDGNTKEQKKVSEDASHEKPELKISKKKLEKKDKVPEKKGESPEDKPQKDDGAETSDQSAKSSAVEMEDPPKKQHPLQDTNTESDPVAATVATSFSDDTCDALSDITPEPSEGETESRLCEMPGVPAEADALLALMDVCTSAEARLPSAGLKEVVTPEMELQDADMKMKEAALTLLSMDPDSTVSSALIVQDMRGESPRRSPDPQQIETAATEEEKRVTPVELNQASQQSAATEEDALFSPEEESLQTEPETTASQQAASGEEEMQLSPVEVAPQVQLHPTETTLSATGEEENPPNAASGNETIATAFPQDAAAEEENRLSPGQTESEDELTATEAAAEAASPQTEAVKPPSPVEAEPPTEPVAAEVSVDAPQQAVAHEEESQASPEETASLTEFTASEATPDATQQTAAAGEEQQLSPVEAAPLTELTETERLPAASHLAVDEKQFSPVQMAPEAELPAPVTASAASQQAEKEKLGSQVQTAAQVEMSPTEPSSSASQLTATESKTDTVESDMSETAPPPEDESTSDKRPAHFEDEVMEAGEISADGIIIIAAPADKDEALLPVVEPETGEITSSRESSVSDSTQQISQIPSKTEQEEQNAAVPETSNEGVKGEGEENQTKDDQCETQSKTVEEDSENNQTRTDDCEPESKTPEGGDMEKMEVDISDKAESGETNPEAKLVKQISNVSSTDSQGDGKSSDVSEKEEKTERRRGRKRKLSVKSADGTKDEKDEQRCVEESEQEVKTPRRGRSSRNAEQLEKEQQKEGERSEKTPGRRGRRPGAGAKEATDDNQEENEAKVEDSAGQTASLKEAEKEESPEYKCEAQKSNQSQSEVSLPSPAADELEVTGKSDPQESGDTRKQGVKRKRSEETEESGEETEAQQGLAEGEQEQTVSTSQSHSEDVKEESCSEKKPDNSAEQQDPEAAPKKRRGRPPKAAAVAAAAAADDSVKKESEKEKEQNDEEGEESDNKEDGEKGVATKTTTRSAARLEAERNKPSKPSTRASRQSGKEETTAGTRGTRAQGSAKGGRKPETSPPAVRARGGQKSEEPPSKRAKR